Proteins co-encoded in one Bacteroidales bacterium genomic window:
- a CDS encoding nitroreductase family protein — MNTAQQAFEHRRSYYSISNTSPISDDKLIEILTSIIKNTPSGYNSQSTRMILLLDKSHLRFWEIVKGILKEKMAGRPFERTEKKINDFAAGYGTVLFFEDQDIVKSMQEKFPNYADNFTIWSQHTAAMHQYATWVLLEDTGFGASLQHYHPIIDDAVAKEWNIPNTWKLTAQMPFGTPTAEPGEKTFEPVEDRFKIFR, encoded by the coding sequence ATGAATACCGCACAACAAGCTTTTGAACATCGCAGAAGTTATTATTCTATCAGCAATACTTCTCCTATTAGCGACGATAAGTTAATTGAAATTCTGACATCGATAATTAAAAATACTCCTTCTGGATATAATTCCCAATCAACGAGAATGATTTTACTGCTTGATAAATCTCATTTAAGATTCTGGGAAATAGTTAAGGGAATTTTAAAAGAAAAAATGGCGGGCAGACCGTTTGAAAGAACTGAGAAAAAAATCAACGACTTTGCTGCCGGTTATGGAACCGTTTTATTTTTCGAAGACCAAGATATTGTAAAAAGCATGCAAGAAAAATTTCCAAATTACGCAGATAATTTCACAATCTGGTCGCAACACACAGCCGCGATGCATCAATATGCGACTTGGGTACTGCTTGAAGATACGGGATTCGGTGCTTCCTTGCAGCATTATCATCCGATAATTGACGATGCCGTTGCTAAGGAATGGAATATTCCAAATACCTGGAAGTTAACGGCACAAATGCCTTTCGGTACTCCAACAGCCGAACCGGGGGAAAAGACTTTTGAACCGGTAGAAGACAGATTTAAGATTTTCAGATAA
- the prmA gene encoding 50S ribosomal protein L11 methyltransferase, with protein sequence MKYTELTCRVKTEEQADILIAYLAEFEYESFANDDPTELKAYIKTELFDENIVKQLQKELKDDIDFTYSFINCPEENWNQKWEENYQAVLIDEKCYIRAPFHSDLENIEYDIIIQPKMSFGTAHHETTSQIISELMTIDCKDKLVLDMGCGTGVIAILAAKMGAKLVWAIDNDEWAYENTLENIERNNVEQAVKAFLGDANTLENIKFDIIIANINRNILLEDMKYYVDVLENGGIILFSGFYEEDLQIIKEYAERQGLKYISSRSQNKWVVANFVRI encoded by the coding sequence ATGAAGTATACAGAATTAACCTGTCGCGTTAAAACCGAAGAACAAGCAGATATCCTTATCGCATATCTCGCTGAATTTGAATATGAAAGTTTTGCCAATGATGACCCAACAGAGCTTAAGGCATATATTAAAACCGAATTGTTCGATGAAAATATTGTGAAACAATTACAGAAAGAATTAAAAGACGATATCGATTTTACATATTCTTTCATAAATTGTCCGGAAGAAAATTGGAATCAAAAATGGGAGGAAAATTACCAAGCCGTTCTGATTGATGAAAAATGTTATATCAGGGCACCGTTTCACTCGGACTTGGAAAATATCGAATATGATATAATCATACAACCGAAGATGTCTTTCGGTACGGCTCATCATGAAACAACATCGCAAATTATTTCGGAATTGATGACAATTGATTGTAAAGACAAGTTGGTTTTGGATATGGGATGCGGAACAGGTGTGATTGCCATTCTTGCTGCGAAAATGGGTGCGAAATTAGTGTGGGCAATCGACAATGATGAATGGGCTTATGAGAATACTTTGGAAAACATCGAAAGAAATAATGTCGAACAAGCAGTAAAAGCTTTTCTTGGAGATGCTAATACTTTGGAGAATATTAAATTCGATATTATCATTGCAAATATCAACAGAAATATTCTTCTGGAAGACATGAAATATTATGTTGATGTTTTGGAAAATGGCGGAATAATATTGTTCAGCGGTTTCTATGAAGAAGATTTACAAATAATTAAGGAATATGCGGAAAGACAAGGATTAAAGTATATCTCGTCCCGTTCGCAGAATAAATGGGTAGTAGCTAACTTTGTTAGAATATAA
- the tpiA gene encoding triose-phosphate isomerase, with protein MRKTIVAGNWKMNLTFTEAEDLLFDLNDQLIDTPPDAGVDVIVFPPFPFLEMAADVADEGNIRFGAQNCSEHDKGAYTGEVSAAMLKSIDTSYVLVGHSERRKYFLESDEVLLKKIKQCLECEIIPVFCCGESLEDREANKHFDVVKNQLEEVVFKLSEHEFSMIIIAYEPVWAIGTGKTATSEQAQEIHAFIRSLIAKKYSERIAEQTHILYGGSCNSKNAAELFACDDVDGGLIGGASLNKDEFLTIIYLA; from the coding sequence ATGAGAAAAACTATTGTTGCCGGAAATTGGAAAATGAATCTAACATTTACTGAGGCAGAAGATTTACTTTTTGATTTAAATGACCAACTAATTGATACTCCGCCAGACGCGGGTGTTGATGTTATTGTATTTCCGCCGTTCCCATTCTTGGAAATGGCTGCCGATGTTGCTGATGAAGGTAATATTAGATTCGGCGCACAAAACTGTAGCGAGCATGATAAAGGTGCTTACACAGGCGAAGTTAGTGCAGCTATGTTGAAATCGATTGATACTTCTTATGTTCTTGTTGGTCATTCCGAAAGAAGAAAATACTTTTTGGAATCCGACGAAGTACTTTTGAAAAAGATAAAGCAATGTCTTGAATGTGAAATAATTCCTGTATTTTGCTGTGGCGAAAGCTTGGAAGACAGAGAGGCAAATAAACATTTCGATGTTGTGAAAAATCAACTTGAAGAAGTTGTGTTCAAATTGAGCGAACACGAATTTTCAATGATTATTATTGCTTATGAACCGGTATGGGCTATCGGAACAGGAAAAACCGCAACTTCGGAACAGGCACAAGAAATTCACGCTTTTATCAGAAGTCTTATTGCAAAAAAATACTCTGAAAGAATTGCCGAACAAACTCATATTCTTTATGGCGGAAGTTGTAACTCTAAGAATGCTGCGGAACTTTTCGCCTGTGATGATGTTGACGGGGGATTAATCGGCGGCGCTTCCTTAAACAAAGATGAATTTTTGACAATAATATATTTAGCTTAA
- a CDS encoding ABC transporter permease, which produces MLKFILNRLWYGILVMLGVIVIVFALFQILPGDASKMLVGQRSDINTTEAIIKDLGLDQPKYIQLIGYINDMSPISFYNSKDNDSFFYLDDTKYTKYFEIVTIGKTSIVAKAPYLKRSYQAQRPVGEMILQAFPKTLVLAVVAMIIALVIGMFFGIISAIYKDSFIDKTALVGSVFGMSLPSFFFAILIAWIFAFLLGDITGLNMTGSLYTIDDFGNGEKLSLANLILPSIALGIRPLAVITELTRASLLDILSMDYIRTAKAKGLSNRRIIFKHALKNSLNPIITSSTGWFATMLAGSVFVEYVFDWKGMGTMIVDALDKYDMPVLMGSIVFISLLLVLLNILADILYAVVDPKVKLIEK; this is translated from the coding sequence ATGCTAAAATTCATATTAAATAGATTGTGGTATGGCATTTTAGTAATGCTCGGAGTTATTGTAATTGTTTTTGCACTCTTCCAAATTTTGCCGGGAGATGCATCTAAAATGTTGGTCGGACAGCGCAGTGATATCAACACCACTGAAGCAATTATTAAAGACCTTGGACTTGATCAACCTAAATACATTCAATTAATAGGATATATTAACGATATGTCGCCGATATCCTTTTATAATTCAAAGGATAATGACTCTTTTTTTTATTTGGATGATACTAAATACACAAAGTATTTCGAGATTGTTACAATCGGAAAAACATCAATTGTGGCTAAAGCACCGTATCTGAAACGTTCTTATCAAGCACAGAGACCTGTCGGAGAAATGATTTTACAGGCTTTCCCGAAAACTCTTGTACTTGCCGTTGTTGCAATGATTATTGCTCTGGTTATTGGTATGTTTTTCGGAATTATTTCGGCAATTTATAAAGATTCGTTTATCGATAAAACAGCTCTGGTGGGTTCGGTCTTCGGAATGTCGTTGCCGTCTTTTTTCTTTGCGATTTTAATCGCCTGGATTTTTGCATTTTTGTTGGGCGATATAACCGGACTCAACATGACGGGAAGTCTTTATACCATTGATGATTTCGGAAATGGTGAAAAATTAAGTTTGGCAAACCTGATCTTACCCTCGATAGCACTTGGAATTCGTCCTCTCGCTGTTATTACCGAATTAACTCGTGCTTCTCTGCTGGATATACTATCAATGGATTACATCAGAACAGCTAAAGCAAAGGGATTATCAAACAGAAGAATAATTTTTAAGCATGCTTTGAAAAACTCTTTAAATCCGATTATTACTTCTTCAACCGGTTGGTTTGCTACAATGCTTGCCGGTTCTGTTTTTGTTGAATATGTTTTCGATTGGAAAGGAATGGGTACAATGATAGTAGATGCTCTTGATAAATATGATATGCCTGTTTTGATGGGAAGTATTGTTTTTATCTCGCTTCTGCTGGTACTTTTGAATATCTTGGCTGATATTCTATACGCTGTTGTGGATCCGAAAGTTAAGTTAATTGAAAAATAG
- a CDS encoding DUF1599 domain-containing protein, translated as MAVSDTLNKYDEIIKYCRTLFVSKMKDYGCAWRILRPSSLTDQIFIKAHRIRSIQCKGTQKVEDNIQNEFVGIINYSLMALIQLEKGFTESVDENQDEILALYDHYAVKTKALLENKNHDYDEAWREMRVSSIVDIILMKLLRVKQIENKNGITLVSEGIDANYYDIILYSVFALILLD; from the coding sequence ATGGCCGTATCTGATACATTGAATAAATATGATGAGATAATAAAATATTGTAGAACGCTTTTTGTTTCAAAAATGAAAGATTATGGCTGCGCCTGGAGAATTTTAAGACCATCATCTCTAACGGATCAAATCTTTATTAAAGCTCATAGAATTCGCTCAATTCAGTGCAAAGGTACACAAAAAGTTGAAGACAATATCCAAAATGAATTCGTAGGTATAATTAATTATTCCTTAATGGCTTTAATTCAACTTGAAAAAGGTTTTACAGAATCTGTGGATGAGAATCAAGATGAAATACTTGCTTTATACGATCATTACGCTGTCAAAACCAAGGCTTTGCTTGAAAATAAGAATCACGATTATGACGAGGCATGGAGGGAAATGAGAGTAAGTTCCATAGTGGATATTATTTTAATGAAATTATTGAGAGTTAAGCAAATAGAAAATAAAAACGGAATAACATTAGTCTCCGAAGGAATAGATGCAAATTACTACGATATAATTCTTTACTCTGTGTTTGCGCTTATTTTATTAGATTAA
- the folP gene encoding dihydropteroate synthase: protein MDRCKIMGIVNVTPDSFYSGSRYNDESLLLKIVDKMISDGADIIDIGGVSTRPGSAIITVDEEEKRVMPAVKSVKKHFPEIEISVDTFRAVIAGKSCDEGCTIINDISGGIDEKLFDIVAKHKAAYILMHFYGDKEGRMENHIYNDIIVDMKEYFKEKIAKLKLTGIEKIIIDPGFGFSKTIEENYLVLKRLSKFKELEFPILAGLSRKSMIYKPLNITPEEALNGTTVLNTIALLNGANILRVHDVKEAVEVRKLVES, encoded by the coding sequence ATGGACAGATGTAAGATTATGGGAATTGTAAATGTAACTCCCGACTCTTTTTATTCCGGCAGCAGATACAATGACGAAAGTTTGTTATTGAAGATAGTCGATAAGATGATTTCAGACGGTGCGGATATTATTGATATCGGCGGAGTTTCAACACGTCCCGGAAGTGCAATAATTACTGTTGATGAGGAAGAAAAACGCGTTATGCCGGCAGTTAAATCCGTAAAAAAACATTTTCCCGAAATCGAAATATCAGTTGATACTTTCCGTGCGGTAATTGCCGGTAAATCTTGTGATGAAGGATGTACTATAATCAACGACATATCCGGCGGCATTGATGAAAAGCTTTTTGATATTGTTGCAAAGCATAAGGCAGCATATATACTAATGCACTTCTATGGCGATAAAGAAGGACGGATGGAAAATCATATCTACAATGATATTATTGTTGATATGAAAGAATATTTCAAAGAAAAGATTGCAAAATTAAAATTAACCGGCATTGAGAAAATAATTATTGATCCCGGATTTGGTTTCAGCAAAACAATTGAAGAAAATTATCTTGTTCTAAAAAGACTTTCTAAGTTTAAGGAATTAGAATTTCCTATACTTGCCGGATTATCTCGAAAATCCATGATTTACAAACCTCTCAATATTACTCCCGAAGAAGCATTAAACGGGACAACCGTTTTAAATACAATTGCACTATTAAACGGCGCTAATATTCTAAGAGTTCATGACGTAAAAGAAGCTGTAGAAGTTAGGAAATTAGTTGAGAGTTAA
- a CDS encoding family 16 glycosylhydrolase — protein sequence MANVKNYKYETFPEDIIPLTSGWIKSDKYSDEFNSFDNTKWRKMNDFAHSMSPYAAFKYYNVDINDGYLELSIKQEDPPLWLGIWYDTVNRINYYYSSGYGEMIDAIRYGYLEISCYLPNSEILRPCFWLWGSNGLEYDEIDVFERPGTIVDNKIDQNFNHNLNKPSQSHVWQSLEYDRNMFGIWATFAVEWLPNEITFFINGNITSRIVHTDNEGMISNNNIFTCVDIDNAIRQKIQLSYSLVDTITDLSLLNETFKVDYVRSYKLKEGFNYEYWPMSFSMSDPHIFKVHKKLRLGGTGHTANINTSENITLWAKEEIVFEQGFEVSANTKFTVRVIETDPELFIEEGSAIIPDIPPEY from the coding sequence ATGGCGAATGTTAAGAATTATAAATATGAAACCTTTCCTGAAGATATAATTCCGCTGACATCTGGATGGATAAAGAGCGATAAATATAGTGATGAGTTTAATAGTTTTGATAATACAAAATGGAGAAAAATGAATGATTTTGCTCATTCAATGTCTCCATATGCTGCTTTTAAATATTATAATGTTGATATAAATGACGGATATCTTGAGTTATCTATTAAACAAGAAGATCCACCACTTTGGTTAGGTATTTGGTATGATACTGTAAATAGGATAAATTATTATTACTCAAGTGGTTATGGTGAGATGATTGATGCTATCCGCTATGGTTATCTTGAGATTAGTTGTTATCTTCCAAATAGTGAGATTTTGCGACCATGTTTCTGGCTCTGGGGTAGTAATGGACTTGAATATGATGAGATAGACGTTTTTGAAAGACCGGGAACTATTGTAGATAATAAAATTGATCAGAACTTTAATCATAATTTAAATAAACCTAGTCAGTCACATGTTTGGCAAAGTTTGGAATACGACAGAAATATGTTTGGTATTTGGGCTACATTTGCAGTAGAATGGCTACCAAATGAGATAACCTTTTTTATTAATGGTAACATTACAAGTAGAATAGTTCATACAGATAATGAAGGTATGATATCTAATAATAATATTTTTACTTGCGTAGATATTGATAATGCGATTAGACAGAAAATTCAATTAAGTTACTCATTGGTAGATACTATTACGGACTTATCTTTACTAAATGAAACATTTAAAGTTGATTATGTACGTAGCTACAAACTCAAAGAAGGTTTTAATTATGAGTATTGGCCCATGTCATTCAGTATGTCTGATCCGCATATTTTTAAAGTCCATAAAAAGTTAAGACTTGGTGGAACAGGGCATACCGCTAATATCAATACGTCAGAAAACATAACTTTATGGGCTAAAGAGGAAATAGTTTTTGAGCAAGGATTTGAAGTTTCTGCTAATACTAAATTTACTGTCAGAGTTATAGAAACAGACCCCGAATTGTTTATAGAAGAAGGGTCGGCTATTATTCCTGATATTCCGCCGGAATATTAA
- a CDS encoding T9SS type A sorting domain-containing protein, with protein MKNFTILSTFLLFSFKIFSQETVVYIQALFEGSPQYLDSILVEDLTTKTNVMLTDLDINTTNYEINLSQLSGIECYDNAITLEINIPGFTRLNIDSENYGKVSLQIFDINGKSVIKEKSISFANTIDITIGKKGIYILRLQTAKEVFLYKLLGEQNTGKIDVVAYDNYRADILKSKEELLTLNYKEGDTVRLTVFATDFHGNLVEKIPENGDSYITYLSKPCDCGTVTDYEGNIYETVQIGNQCWMRQNLRSWRYANGITAGDIPYIQYSCTTHPLNYGVVDNGLSYLWGIVSERIVVSDTIPDIIQGICPNGWHVPSDDEWIELERYLGISEEELYFDGGRGTNQASMIKEPGTLHWISYDYNKESTNAIGFLILGCNIHEVDNVQAFWTSTIDHFVNSHGNEEPWPIFRIIHADDNKMYRGNSIAAIVRCVRCIKNNF; from the coding sequence ATGAAAAATTTCACAATACTTTCAACATTCTTGCTCTTTTCATTCAAAATCTTTTCTCAAGAAACCGTTGTATATATACAGGCTTTATTTGAAGGGAGTCCCCAGTATTTAGACTCAATATTAGTTGAAGATTTAACGACTAAAACAAATGTAATGTTAACGGATTTAGATATTAATACAACAAATTATGAGATTAATCTGAGCCAATTATCTGGTATCGAATGTTACGATAATGCAATTACCTTAGAAATAAATATTCCAGGTTTTACAAGGTTAAATATTGATTCTGAAAACTATGGGAAAGTGTCTTTACAAATATTTGATATTAACGGAAAATCGGTAATAAAAGAAAAAAGTATTTCATTTGCTAATACTATAGATATAACTATAGGTAAAAAGGGCATTTATATTTTGCGATTACAAACCGCAAAAGAAGTCTTTTTATACAAATTATTAGGCGAACAAAACACCGGCAAGATAGATGTTGTTGCTTATGATAATTATCGTGCTGATATTTTAAAGTCCAAAGAAGAACTATTAACCTTAAATTACAAAGAAGGAGATACGGTTAGACTAACGGTTTTTGCAACCGATTTCCATGGTAATCTTGTAGAGAAAATTCCAGAAAACGGCGACAGCTATATAACATATTTAAGTAAACCTTGCGATTGCGGAACGGTAACAGATTATGAAGGTAATATATATGAGACGGTACAAATTGGAAATCAATGTTGGATGAGGCAAAATTTGAGATCATGGAGATATGCGAATGGAATTACTGCCGGAGATATACCGTATATTCAATATTCATGTACAACTCATCCTTTAAATTATGGCGTTGTTGACAATGGTTTATCTTACCTATGGGGTATTGTAAGTGAGCGTATAGTTGTTTCAGATACTATACCTGATATTATTCAAGGAATATGTCCCAATGGATGGCACGTTCCGAGTGATGATGAATGGATTGAGTTGGAAAGATACTTAGGAATAAGTGAAGAAGAATTATATTTTGATGGTGGCAGAGGTACTAATCAAGCATCTATGATAAAAGAACCCGGCACCTTACATTGGATTAGTTATGATTACAATAAAGAATCAACAAATGCTATAGGATTTCTTATTTTAGGATGTAATATACATGAAGTAGATAATGTTCAAGCCTTTTGGACATCCACTATAGACCATTTTGTAAATTCTCATGGTAATGAGGAACCTTGGCCTATTTTTCGTATTATACATGCGGATGATAATAAGATGTATAGAGGAAATAGTATTGCTGCAATTGTTAGATGTGTTAGGTGTATAAAAAATAACTTTTAA
- a CDS encoding T9SS type A sorting domain-containing protein, producing the protein MKNDFYLSVILISISILFAYPLKSQIKIHDDQHISLMSLTKSGGIQIQPSGYTYFSPQLYNAWAWMNLTYAKHQHSKSYIVQMINDTIHTFCVLGNGGVYYTNLLAFSNRTGSESKSEIENASEIISKLNGRYFAQNSTLINYDSLYKDLTENKYVSKDAIEGLITDYSKKEIGLIAGDIEKVLPDAIRTFSDGRKAIDYNAIIVVLVEAFKEQQEEINYLRRLIEKSDGDAVIKSENIDDNSINQISYAKSILHQNTPNPFNTSTNIDYEINEDIKTNAALNIYNLQGTLLKSYPVSQGKGSIQISANEYSAGMYLYSLIVNNKEIDTKKMILTK; encoded by the coding sequence ATGAAAAATGATTTTTACCTTTCAGTTATTTTAATCTCTATTTCCATTTTATTTGCTTATCCATTAAAGTCTCAAATAAAAATACATGATGATCAGCACATAAGCTTAATGAGTTTAACTAAAAGTGGTGGAATACAAATACAACCGAGCGGGTATACTTATTTCTCTCCGCAATTATACAATGCTTGGGCATGGATGAATTTAACATATGCAAAACACCAACACTCAAAATCATATATCGTTCAAATGATAAATGATACAATACATACATTTTGTGTCTTGGGAAATGGAGGAGTATATTACACAAATCTCCTTGCCTTTTCAAATCGAACAGGCTCAGAAAGTAAGAGCGAAATTGAAAATGCTTCTGAAATTATCTCAAAATTAAATGGTAGGTACTTTGCACAAAACAGCACACTAATTAACTATGATTCATTATACAAAGACTTAACTGAGAATAAATATGTATCAAAAGATGCCATTGAAGGACTAATTACAGATTATTCGAAAAAAGAAATCGGATTAATTGCCGGTGATATTGAAAAAGTATTGCCGGATGCAATACGAACTTTCTCTGACGGAAGAAAAGCAATAGATTATAATGCAATAATTGTTGTTTTAGTTGAAGCTTTTAAAGAGCAACAAGAAGAAATAAATTACTTGAGGAGACTTATTGAAAAATCAGATGGAGATGCTGTGATAAAATCTGAAAACATTGACGATAATTCTATAAATCAAATTAGTTACGCAAAATCAATATTGCACCAAAACACCCCTAATCCGTTTAACACTTCAACTAATATAGATTATGAAATTAATGAAGATATTAAAACAAATGCCGCATTAAACATCTATAATCTGCAAGGTACATTATTAAAGTCATATCCGGTTTCTCAAGGAAAGGGTTCTATTCAAATTTCTGCGAATGAATATTCTGCAGGAATGTATTTATATTCTTTAATTGTAAACAATAAAGAAATTGATACAAAGAAAATGATATTAACAAAATAA
- the cdaA gene encoding diadenylate cyclase CdaA, with the protein MILLNLCYIAFRIVDVIDIILVAFLLYALYRLLKGTAAINIFFGIIAIFILWKIVEVFQMKMLSEILGAFISVGFIALIVVFQPEIRTFLLMIGKPIGDRQKGRMKIFNRFGKKDTLDYDIIVRSSYRLAQSRTGAIIIITRENNLLNIVNTGEKLDADLSLRLLENLFYKNSPLHDGAIVITKNKIIAAACILPVSKNVDLPSEYGLRHRSAIGLTEQTDAVAIIVSEQRGTVSLSIEGRVFDNISPKELSKNINELFMIEE; encoded by the coding sequence ATGATTTTACTAAATTTATGTTACATCGCCTTTCGTATAGTTGATGTTATTGACATTATTTTAGTTGCATTCTTATTATACGCTTTATACAGATTGCTCAAAGGAACAGCAGCAATAAATATTTTTTTCGGAATTATCGCAATTTTTATTTTATGGAAGATTGTGGAAGTATTTCAAATGAAAATGCTTAGCGAAATTCTCGGAGCCTTTATTTCAGTAGGATTTATCGCACTTATTGTTGTTTTTCAACCCGAAATACGAACTTTCTTATTAATGATAGGAAAGCCTATAGGCGACAGACAGAAAGGAAGAATGAAAATTTTCAACCGGTTTGGAAAAAAAGATACTCTCGATTACGATATTATTGTCCGTTCTTCTTATCGTTTAGCTCAAAGTAGAACCGGCGCTATAATTATCATCACACGCGAAAACAATTTATTAAATATTGTAAATACGGGAGAGAAACTCGATGCGGATTTATCCTTAAGATTATTGGAAAATTTGTTTTACAAAAACTCTCCTTTACACGATGGCGCTATAGTTATTACGAAAAACAAAATTATCGCCGCCGCATGCATTCTTCCGGTATCCAAGAATGTTGACTTACCAAGCGAATACGGACTAAGGCACAGGTCAGCAATTGGTCTCACGGAACAAACCGACGCCGTAGCAATAATAGTTTCCGAACAAAGAGGAACGGTTTCCCTAAGCATAGAAGGCCGTGTATTTGACAATATTTCTCCTAAGGAACTCTCGAAGAATATTAATGAGTTGTTTATGATAGAAGAATAG
- the def gene encoding peptide deformylase, which yields MILPIVALGHPVLKKTAQEIDKDYPDLHVLIDNMFETMYNAEGVGLAAPQINKSIRIFVVDASPYEKHFPEVKDFKRAFINPQIIEEEGEEWYFNEGCLSLPDIHEDVARKSRVLLRYADENFEEKEEWFDGVIARIIQHEYDHLEGIVFTDRLSNMTKLFLRKKLNDIRSGNINCDYKMKFGNS from the coding sequence ATGATATTACCGATAGTGGCATTAGGACATCCTGTTTTAAAGAAAACGGCGCAGGAAATAGATAAAGATTATCCTGATTTACATGTTTTAATCGATAATATGTTCGAAACCATGTATAATGCGGAAGGTGTCGGATTGGCTGCACCGCAGATAAATAAATCCATAAGAATATTTGTTGTTGATGCTTCTCCGTATGAGAAACATTTTCCTGAAGTAAAAGATTTTAAGAGAGCTTTTATTAATCCGCAAATTATTGAAGAAGAAGGCGAAGAATGGTATTTTAATGAAGGATGCTTGAGTTTGCCTGATATTCATGAAGATGTTGCGAGAAAGAGCAGGGTTCTTTTACGATACGCGGATGAGAATTTTGAAGAAAAAGAAGAGTGGTTTGACGGCGTAATAGCGAGAATTATTCAGCACGAATATGACCATCTTGAAGGAATAGTTTTTACTGACAGATTAAGTAATATGACTAAACTCTTCTTAAGAAAGAAACTTAATGATATTAGGAGCGGAAATATTAATTGTGATTATAAGATGAAGTTCGGAAATAGCTAA
- the ruvX gene encoding Holliday junction resolvase RuvX has translation MGRLFAIDYGKKRVGIAVSDELKIIATALTTVSSNDIFNFIEDYMKDNQIDAFIVGYAVDMSGKESQSMQYITPFINRLKKIYPKIPIHQVDERFTSKMAQEAILMSGAKKSKRQDKSLVDRVSATIILQTYMQTL, from the coding sequence ATGGGAAGATTATTTGCTATTGATTACGGCAAAAAAAGAGTCGGTATTGCAGTCAGTGACGAGTTGAAAATTATTGCAACTGCATTGACGACGGTTAGCAGTAACGATATATTCAATTTTATTGAGGATTATATGAAAGATAATCAGATAGATGCCTTTATCGTTGGCTATGCTGTAGATATGTCGGGCAAAGAATCGCAATCAATGCAATATATTACCCCTTTTATTAATAGATTAAAAAAAATATATCCGAAAATACCTATACATCAGGTTGATGAAAGATTTACATCAAAAATGGCACAAGAAGCTATTTTGATGTCCGGCGCAAAAAAATCTAAAAGACAAGATAAAAGTCTTGTTGATAGAGTTAGTGCGACAATTATTTTACAAACTTATATGCAAACGTTATGA